A genomic region of Antennarius striatus isolate MH-2024 chromosome 4, ASM4005453v1, whole genome shotgun sequence contains the following coding sequences:
- the LOC137594115 gene encoding growth arrest and DNA damage-inducible protein GADD45 beta-like — MTLEEVVGSTSNENRMETLRPALEELLVAAQQKDRVTLGVHESAKLLTADPDSVVLCVLAMDEEDEDDVALQIHVTLLQAFCCENDINILRVSGVRRLARVLERDTGDSDGDEPRDLHCILVTNPPVQPLRCPALENIGSFFEENRCCSLWVPHLDLQDG, encoded by the exons ATGACTCTGGAGGAGGTCGTTGGCTCCACCAGCAACGAGAACAG GATGGAGACGCTGCGTCCGgctctggaggagctgctggtcgCGGCTCAGCAGAAGGACCGCGTCACGCTGGGAGTCCACGAGTCCGCGAAACTCCTGACTGC AGATCCGGACAGTGTGGTTCTGTGCGTCCTCGCcatggatgaggaggatgaagatgacgtGGCGCTGCAGATCCACGTCACGCTGCTGCAGGCGTTCTGCTGCGAGAACGACATCAACATCCTGAGGGTGTCCGGCGTGAGACGGCTGGCCCGGGTCCTGGAGCGGGACACCGGGGACAGCGACGGCGACGAGCCCCGGGACCTGCACTGCATCCTGGTCACG AACCCCCCGGTGCAGCCGCTCCGGTGTCCGGCCCTGGAGAACATCGGCAGCTTCTTCGAGGAGAACCGCTGCTGCAGCCTGTGGGTTCCACACCTGGACCTCCAGGACGGCTGA